Proteins from a genomic interval of Pseudodesulfovibrio nedwellii:
- a CDS encoding tetratricopeptide repeat protein yields MKGSIALILVLIVLGMAGCAKVVGPYYLEQEKYADGIEILGEHLQENPDDASSAYYVGRYYLALDKPEQGLPYLEKAVSLEPDNADYVFWTGVGYWATLDFEREEAAYKQTLRLNPEHISANLYLGHGYVDRGEWTKALAQYDKVVALDKYNPEALYNRAVALGGLGRTSEEIAAWKKFLEYYPDGSLAMEATVQLNLQGNFLYRNFIIGKRNVTLKSMTFKPGTTSLDVDSRASLNVLSAMMLANEQLSLHIVSFQQGDAERAKVNAKAVRDAILRGHSDIDPSRLLLSWFGTIESIDYGKKTFTLERSVKFVTEVQ; encoded by the coding sequence GTGAAAGGTTCTATAGCTTTAATATTGGTTTTGATTGTGTTGGGCATGGCGGGGTGTGCCAAAGTCGTCGGCCCGTATTATCTTGAACAGGAAAAATATGCAGATGGGATTGAAATTCTTGGAGAGCATCTTCAAGAAAATCCAGATGACGCATCTTCAGCCTACTATGTCGGGCGATATTATTTGGCATTAGATAAGCCTGAGCAAGGTCTTCCTTATTTAGAAAAGGCCGTGTCTTTGGAGCCGGACAACGCTGACTACGTTTTTTGGACCGGTGTAGGCTACTGGGCAACACTTGATTTTGAACGGGAAGAGGCCGCGTACAAACAGACTCTGCGCCTTAACCCGGAACATATTTCGGCGAATCTCTACCTTGGTCACGGATATGTTGATCGGGGAGAGTGGACTAAGGCTCTGGCCCAGTACGACAAGGTTGTTGCACTGGATAAATATAATCCCGAGGCCCTGTATAATCGGGCTGTTGCTCTGGGCGGATTGGGACGGACCTCGGAGGAAATTGCGGCTTGGAAGAAGTTTCTTGAGTATTACCCTGATGGGAGCCTGGCCATGGAGGCTACGGTGCAACTCAATCTGCAAGGAAACTTTCTCTATCGTAATTTTATCATTGGAAAACGTAATGTTACGCTTAAGAGCATGACGTTCAAACCGGGAACAACTTCTTTGGATGTCGATAGTCGGGCTTCGCTGAACGTGTTGAGCGCGATGATGCTTGCCAATGAACAGCTGTCATTGCACATCGTCTCCTTTCAACAAGGTGATGCGGAACGGGCCAAGGTTAATGCCAAGGCCGTTCGAGATGCCATTTTACGAGGACATTCAGATATTGATCCTTCAAGGCTGCTTTTGAGTTGGTTTGGGACCATCGAGTCGAT
- a CDS encoding glycogen-binding domain-containing protein, giving the protein MTDEQKKILMEDAIIESIRRAPETAVPEGFSERVMEGLSPKTPSVWTRIYLWLVRPQVMTIRPFQVIPVVTLAVALLAFSFIQMNPAPGTDGLQLSTVKFVMYDGGMSAQNVSVVGSFNGWKSDRSVMWYSVEAGAWVLEAELPPGDHEYLFLVNGKNLVPDPLAPLTRDDGFGNRNSIMFVVQNNEQAL; this is encoded by the coding sequence ATGACTGATGAACAAAAGAAAATACTGATGGAAGATGCTATCATTGAAAGTATTCGGCGTGCACCGGAAACGGCTGTGCCTGAAGGATTTTCAGAGCGTGTCATGGAAGGGCTTTCCCCGAAGACCCCTTCTGTTTGGACTCGAATATATTTATGGCTGGTCCGACCGCAGGTCATGACGATTCGTCCGTTTCAGGTGATTCCTGTGGTCACATTGGCCGTTGCACTGTTGGCCTTTTCTTTTATTCAGATGAATCCGGCACCGGGTACGGACGGTCTTCAACTGTCGACAGTTAAATTTGTCATGTATGACGGGGGAATGTCCGCTCAGAATGTTTCGGTAGTAGGGTCCTTCAATGGATGGAAATCAGACCGTTCTGTTATGTGGTATAGCGTTGAAGCTGGAGCATGGGTGCTGGAGGCGGAGTTGCCGCCTGGCGATCATGAATATCTTTTTTTGGTGAATGGAAAGAATCTTGTGCCAGATCCGTTGGCGCCGTTGACGCGTGATGATGGCTTTGGAAACAGAAATTCCATTATGTTTGTGGTGCAGAATAATGAACAAGCTTTGTAA
- a CDS encoding RNA polymerase sigma factor gives MKDIREAEIVREVLLGDTQAFGLLVREYQGPVYNLMLRMLGDTDMAADLAQEAFTRAYEKLGTFNVRKRFFPWLYSVSLNVARDWLRKRGRDMHVFVDDAAVMVRNEDLIDEQQAIHARLDGAKAFILVQKLDVKYREALILRYKYDFSVREIAETLEISVSGAKMRLSRGLDMVRHQFNEGSND, from the coding sequence ATGAAAGATATACGCGAAGCGGAAATAGTACGTGAAGTGCTTTTGGGGGATACCCAGGCATTTGGACTTCTGGTGCGAGAGTACCAAGGGCCTGTGTATAATCTCATGCTGCGCATGTTGGGCGATACCGATATGGCAGCTGATCTTGCCCAGGAAGCCTTCACTCGTGCCTATGAAAAACTCGGAACCTTTAATGTGAGGAAACGTTTTTTCCCTTGGTTGTATTCAGTTTCTTTGAACGTGGCTCGGGATTGGCTTCGGAAAAGAGGTCGTGACATGCATGTCTTTGTCGATGATGCCGCCGTTATGGTCAGAAATGAAGATTTGATTGACGAACAACAGGCTATACACGCCCGATTGGATGGGGCCAAAGCCTTCATTCTCGTGCAGAAGCTCGATGTGAAATATCGTGAAGCTTTGATTCTCAGATATAAATATGATTTTTCCGTACGTGAAATAGCAGAAACGTTGGAGATTTCGGTCAGTGGGGCGAAAATGCGTCTCAGCAGAGGGTTGGACATGGTCCGACACCAATTCAACGAGGGTTCAAATGACTGA
- a CDS encoding nitroreductase family protein — MNIHENPILDAIFSRRSIRKYTEEPVSRQDITTILEAGQWAPSGLNNQPWRFLIITRDDPRHSKLAKCTKYAHIVRASAACICVVLEKEAMYSEMKDHQAVGACIQNMMLAAHALGIGSVWLGQIVNDQATSLGALEINPETYELQAVIALGHPDQKGSSKRKDLSELMLEAF; from the coding sequence ATGAACATACATGAGAATCCGATCCTTGATGCCATATTTTCTCGCCGGTCCATCCGTAAATACACGGAAGAGCCTGTTTCACGGCAAGACATCACGACTATCCTCGAAGCCGGTCAGTGGGCTCCCAGCGGACTGAATAATCAGCCTTGGCGTTTCTTGATCATCACCCGCGATGATCCACGTCATTCCAAACTGGCCAAATGCACCAAATACGCGCATATAGTCCGCGCTTCTGCAGCATGTATCTGCGTCGTGCTTGAAAAAGAAGCCATGTATAGTGAAATGAAAGATCATCAAGCGGTCGGAGCGTGCATTCAGAACATGATGTTGGCCGCTCATGCGCTCGGTATAGGCTCGGTCTGGCTCGGTCAAATCGTGAACGATCAGGCAACCTCTCTCGGTGCTCTTGAAATCAATCCCGAAACATACGAACTTCAGGCGGTCATCGCCCTCGGGCATCCCGATCAAAAGGGAAGCTCTAAGCGCAAAGACTTGTCTGAACTCATGCTGGAGGCATTTTAA
- a CDS encoding MBL fold metallo-hydrolase produces the protein MTIKTFNLGPLQTNCYVLSGEKEAVVIDPGGNPAEVVEYLKANNLTVTHILNTHLHFDHTAGNRELSEITGAPILCSEKDADLLDTWLGRGGENGLPLLDSYEWQNIEPGKTQFAGFDCTIFHTPGHSTGSLTFYFPEAGAAFVGDLIFYRSIGRTDFPGGDLDVLKRSVTEHIFTLPPATKLLSGHGPETTVSDEQSHNSFFSEF, from the coding sequence ATGACCATAAAGACATTCAATCTTGGCCCACTTCAGACCAATTGCTACGTCCTGTCAGGCGAAAAAGAAGCTGTGGTCATCGATCCAGGCGGCAACCCCGCCGAGGTCGTGGAATATCTCAAGGCCAACAACCTCACCGTGACCCACATCCTAAACACCCATCTGCATTTTGACCACACCGCAGGCAACAGGGAACTTTCAGAAATTACGGGCGCCCCGATACTGTGCAGTGAAAAAGATGCCGACCTATTGGACACCTGGCTTGGGCGAGGCGGAGAAAACGGATTGCCACTTCTGGACTCTTACGAGTGGCAAAACATCGAGCCGGGAAAAACTCAATTTGCCGGCTTCGACTGCACCATCTTCCACACACCAGGTCACTCCACAGGCAGCCTGACCTTCTATTTCCCCGAAGCAGGAGCCGCCTTTGTAGGCGATTTGATTTTCTACCGCTCCATCGGACGCACTGACTTCCCCGGCGGAGATCTGGATGTGCTCAAACGGTCCGTGACCGAGCATATATTCACCCTGCCGCCTGCCACGAAATTGCTGTCCGGCCACGGCCCGGAAACCACTGTTTCCGACGAACAAAGCCATAACTCGTTCTTTTCGGAGTTTTAA
- a CDS encoding flavodoxin family protein, giving the protein MTKSVIYACSHRRGGNSDRTATLLAQGVAEAGGEANVLYIRNHSVMACLACDYCAKAKFKQGMARCVLGQQDDAYELFEPMLTARTVFFTSPIYFYHLPSLFKTWIDRSQQFWAAKQLGEPWVADLPKRTAHVVLHAGRPAGDKLFEGAQVTLKYFLNNFNFTLAEPLIFRGIDEQNDMEAHPDFEQQIIELGRTAWASAQ; this is encoded by the coding sequence ATGACCAAAAGCGTGATCTATGCATGCAGCCACCGACGGGGCGGCAACTCGGACCGGACGGCCACCCTGCTCGCTCAGGGCGTGGCCGAAGCCGGAGGAGAAGCAAACGTTCTCTACATTCGCAACCACTCTGTCATGGCCTGCCTTGCCTGTGACTATTGTGCAAAAGCAAAATTCAAACAGGGAATGGCGCGCTGTGTCCTCGGACAGCAGGATGACGCATATGAACTATTCGAACCAATGCTCACGGCCCGGACCGTATTCTTCACCTCACCTATCTATTTTTACCATCTCCCGTCCCTGTTCAAAACGTGGATCGATCGAAGTCAACAATTCTGGGCAGCCAAACAACTTGGAGAACCATGGGTTGCAGACCTTCCAAAACGTACGGCTCATGTGGTGCTTCATGCTGGTCGCCCTGCCGGTGACAAACTTTTTGAAGGAGCACAAGTCACTCTCAAATACTTCTTAAACAACTTCAATTTCACATTGGCTGAACCGCTGATATTCAGAGGTATCGACGAGCAAAATGATATGGAGGCGCACCCGGATTTCGAACAGCAGATTATCGAACTCGGTCGCACGGCGTGGGCTTCTGCCCAATGA
- a CDS encoding ComF family protein — MHGTDLMCTSCKEAIPIRVGGYCPTCGAMSGRPDAPPSQCPECRRNPPPWDTLYFHGRYADLLRELIISYKFSNNFGRSHVLSALACTTFRARKIRMPDIIIPVPLHSRRLLWRGFNQSLELAKALGKTFERPILKEGLVRTRNTPPQTQFGHKERQKNIKNAFAADKKGIAGQTVLLVDDVYTTGATLRECAQTVKRAGALGVDILVLARTQQGPCRRSYIV; from the coding sequence ATGCACGGTACAGATCTGATGTGTACATCTTGTAAAGAAGCAATTCCGATTCGTGTTGGCGGCTACTGCCCCACATGCGGTGCCATGTCCGGGCGTCCAGATGCACCGCCAAGCCAATGCCCTGAATGTCGACGCAACCCACCGCCATGGGACACCCTGTACTTTCATGGCCGATATGCCGACTTGCTGCGAGAGCTCATTATTTCGTATAAATTTTCTAACAACTTCGGAAGAAGCCATGTCCTCTCTGCGCTCGCTTGCACCACATTCAGAGCCAGAAAAATACGAATGCCAGACATCATTATTCCAGTGCCTCTACACAGCCGCAGACTGCTCTGGCGCGGCTTCAATCAAAGCTTGGAATTAGCAAAAGCATTGGGCAAAACATTTGAAAGACCAATTTTAAAGGAGGGGCTTGTTCGCACTCGCAACACTCCACCCCAGACGCAATTCGGACACAAAGAACGACAAAAAAATATCAAGAATGCATTCGCAGCAGATAAAAAAGGTATCGCAGGACAAACCGTACTGCTCGTCGATGATGTGTATACTACAGGCGCAACTTTGCGTGAATGTGCCCAAACAGTGAAGCGAGCCGGAGCCTTAGGCGTTGACATATTGGTTCTGGCCCGCACACAGCAGGGACCATGCAGACGCAGCTATATTGTATGA
- the rplU gene encoding 50S ribosomal protein L21: protein MFAIIETGGKQYRVEEGLEFNVDLLKADAGNSLSIDSVLLFDKDGDTKIGEPYVKGAKVECEVLGHIRGEKIVVFHKLSKKDARKTQGHRQDYTQLKVKSINA from the coding sequence ATGTTTGCTATCATCGAGACCGGCGGAAAACAGTACCGCGTTGAAGAAGGTCTTGAATTTAATGTAGATTTACTCAAGGCTGATGCCGGCAATAGCCTGAGCATCGATTCCGTTCTCCTGTTTGACAAGGACGGCGACACAAAGATTGGCGAACCCTACGTGAAGGGCGCGAAAGTCGAGTGCGAAGTCTTGGGCCATATCCGCGGTGAAAAAATCGTAGTCTTTCATAAGCTGTCCAAAAAGGACGCTCGCAAGACTCAGGGACACCGTCAGGATTACACTCAACTGAAAGTCAAATCCATCAACGCCTAG
- the rpmA gene encoding 50S ribosomal protein L27 → MAHKKAGGSSRNGRDSAGQRRGVKRFGGQEVLAGNILVRQLGTKFHPGEGVGMGRDYTLFALVDGLVKFEKYTRKKVVKTRVHVLPAEA, encoded by the coding sequence ATGGCTCATAAAAAAGCTGGTGGTAGTTCCAGAAACGGTCGCGACAGCGCCGGACAAAGACGTGGCGTAAAGCGTTTCGGTGGTCAGGAAGTTCTGGCTGGCAACATTCTTGTTCGTCAGCTCGGCACCAAATTTCACCCTGGCGAAGGCGTTGGCATGGGCAGGGATTACACCCTGTTCGCTCTGGTCGACGGTCTCGTCAAGTTTGAGAAGTACACACGCAAAAAGGTCGTCAAGACCCGCGTGCACGTACTGCCCGCCGAGGCCTAG
- the obgE gene encoding GTPase ObgE gives MRFVDEATIKVTSGNGGNGCASLRREANMPKGGPDGGDGGKGGDLIFRGSSRLMTLYDFRLKRMYGAKNGQQGMGRDRYGRAAEDLIVDLPVGTLIYELIENEDGTIEEKLIADLVEDQTEVIICKGGKGGRGNLHFKTSTNRTPRYAEPGFSGEEKKIRLELKILADVGLLGLPSAGKSTFISKISAARPKIAAYPFTTLVPNLGVIEDDDFNRMVIADIPGLIEGASEGRGLGITFLKHVERNRFLVHILAAEDVNRENPIDGYDMLNQELCEYNAELGDKPQIKVINKIDTLTDEELVDIKTKIEATSEEVFFISALTGDGVDKLLDRMWKQLAELSE, from the coding sequence ATGCGATTTGTAGATGAAGCGACCATCAAGGTCACGTCCGGCAATGGCGGCAACGGTTGTGCCAGTTTACGGCGCGAAGCCAACATGCCCAAGGGCGGCCCTGACGGCGGAGACGGCGGCAAGGGCGGAGATCTTATTTTCCGTGGGTCTTCCCGCCTCATGACTCTGTACGATTTCCGTTTGAAACGCATGTATGGCGCAAAAAACGGTCAACAGGGCATGGGTCGAGACCGCTATGGTCGCGCTGCCGAGGACCTGATCGTTGATCTGCCTGTGGGCACTCTCATCTACGAACTCATTGAAAACGAGGACGGAACGATTGAAGAAAAGCTCATAGCCGATCTAGTAGAGGATCAAACTGAAGTGATCATCTGCAAAGGCGGTAAAGGGGGGCGGGGCAACCTGCATTTCAAAACGTCCACGAACCGCACACCTCGTTATGCCGAACCCGGCTTTTCAGGTGAGGAAAAGAAGATCCGCCTGGAACTGAAAATCCTGGCCGACGTCGGTTTGCTTGGTCTTCCCAGCGCAGGCAAGTCCACATTCATTTCCAAAATTTCCGCTGCCCGTCCAAAAATCGCGGCATACCCGTTCACCACGCTGGTCCCCAATCTCGGAGTCATCGAAGACGACGACTTCAACCGCATGGTCATCGCCGACATTCCAGGCCTCATTGAAGGGGCTTCCGAAGGACGAGGTCTTGGCATTACCTTCCTCAAACATGTTGAACGAAACCGCTTCCTCGTGCACATCCTCGCTGCCGAAGATGTCAACCGGGAAAACCCGATTGACGGTTACGACATGCTCAATCAGGAATTGTGTGAGTACAATGCCGAACTGGGCGACAAACCACAGATCAAAGTCATCAACAAAATCGACACGCTCACTGATGAAGAATTGGTCGACATAAAGACCAAGATCGAAGCCACTAGTGAAGAAGTCTTTTTCATCTCTGCACTCACTGGTGATGGTGTCGACAAACTTCTCGACAGAATGTGGAAACAACTCGCAGAACTCAGCGAATAA
- a CDS encoding uridine kinase, protein MGKLIKEKGEKGRLHIDTPLLGESLVGKALLRSTESEEYFRMQPEVNVLKIGGQSIMDRGAKALFPILEELVKAKEKHKILLMCGGGTRARHVYNIGIDLGMPTGVLSKLGDKVSAQNAEMLSVLLAKHGGAMIGHGAHLEQLHMYCQQGYLPITTGIPPYGFFEHPAEIGSIPPHRTDSGACLLAENIGAKSLIYLKDEKGMYENDPKKGNRDTMKFFDKIHVDELIEMDLEDLIVERPVLTFLKNAKTLKSFQIIDVLRHPEHLHAALEGEHVGTIIYKD, encoded by the coding sequence ATGGGTAAGCTTATCAAAGAAAAAGGCGAAAAAGGCAGACTGCACATTGACACTCCCCTACTGGGTGAATCTCTGGTTGGCAAAGCTCTGCTCAGAAGCACTGAATCTGAAGAATACTTCCGTATGCAGCCGGAGGTAAATGTACTCAAGATCGGCGGCCAGTCCATCATGGATCGTGGTGCCAAAGCACTGTTCCCCATTCTTGAAGAATTGGTAAAAGCCAAAGAAAAACACAAAATTCTGCTCATGTGCGGCGGCGGTACCCGCGCAAGACATGTTTATAATATTGGCATTGACCTGGGAATGCCCACGGGTGTGCTGTCCAAACTAGGCGACAAGGTCTCTGCCCAGAATGCTGAAATGCTTTCTGTTCTCTTGGCAAAACATGGCGGGGCCATGATCGGTCATGGAGCCCACCTTGAACAGTTGCACATGTATTGCCAGCAAGGATACCTGCCCATCACCACTGGTATTCCGCCTTATGGATTCTTTGAACATCCAGCAGAAATCGGCTCAATCCCGCCCCACCGCACCGACTCGGGAGCCTGCCTGCTCGCCGAGAACATTGGCGCCAAGTCCCTCATCTACCTGAAGGACGAGAAAGGTATGTACGAGAACGATCCCAAAAAGGGCAATCGTGATACCATGAAGTTCTTCGACAAAATCCACGTGGATGAACTCATTGAAATGGACCTTGAAGATCTTATCGTGGAACGCCCGGTTCTGACCTTCCTCAAAAATGCCAAAACATTGAAGTCCTTTCAGATCATCGACGTCCTGCGCCATCCCGAGCACCTACACGCCGCATTGGAAGGCGAACACGTCGGCACTATTATTTACAAGGATTAA
- a CDS encoding helix-turn-helix transcriptional regulator, which yields MSKKVGGAKPQRYVQPSLLMALSSGQSYGYQLIQSIGEYGFLRGDAPPGMIYRHLRQMDEEGLVTSEWDAEGDGPAKRVYAITPEGLEILDAWIHHMEKQRDRLDSFIARYRQK from the coding sequence ATGTCAAAAAAAGTTGGTGGCGCCAAGCCACAAAGATACGTTCAGCCCTCCCTGCTCATGGCTTTGAGCAGCGGCCAGTCATACGGATATCAATTAATCCAATCTATTGGAGAATATGGTTTTCTACGCGGAGACGCCCCTCCGGGCATGATATACCGTCATTTGCGTCAGATGGATGAAGAAGGACTCGTCACTTCAGAATGGGACGCAGAAGGAGATGGCCCTGCCAAGCGGGTCTACGCCATCACGCCTGAAGGATTGGAAATCCTGGACGCATGGATTCATCACATGGAAAAACAGAGAGATCGACTCGACAGCTTTATTGCGCGGTACCGGCAAAAGTAG
- a CDS encoding MFS transporter has translation MRKIYLDKNLQFVFGVTLMAVLGVSSIIPALPDLITGLQFTPAKIGLVISVFTLPGVLFAPVVGIMADRVGRKAILIPSLFVFGGFGCACFFAQNIEQLLVLRFLQGMGAAPLGVIYGTMIGDMYQGRERGQAMGYNASVLAMGTAGFPALGGVLALLGWNYPFLLPLLAIPLGVAIIFNMDAPEPKSTGSLKDYMADALRQMKTRQVLSLFATTLLTFIILYGPIVTYLPLLLDTRYGASPASIGMIFLVASGFSGIASFQLGKLAERFGQRALLAAASVFYGLSMVLMPHAPGMWHVIVPVIFFGLAQGLNIPTIMTMLTSIAPMEQRGAFMAANGLLLRLAQTIAPIFMGMIYALFGMDAVFYGGVVCAFAILLLALLGVKNIKA, from the coding sequence ATGCGAAAAATATATCTCGACAAGAATTTGCAGTTCGTTTTCGGCGTCACGCTGATGGCGGTACTCGGTGTCTCAAGTATTATCCCTGCTTTGCCGGATCTCATCACTGGTTTGCAGTTCACTCCGGCCAAGATCGGGCTGGTTATTTCGGTTTTTACTTTACCCGGCGTACTTTTTGCGCCAGTGGTCGGCATCATGGCGGATCGAGTGGGGCGGAAGGCCATCTTGATCCCTTCTCTTTTTGTCTTCGGCGGTTTTGGCTGCGCCTGTTTTTTTGCGCAGAATATTGAGCAACTGCTCGTTCTGCGGTTTTTGCAGGGCATGGGAGCCGCGCCGCTAGGCGTTATTTACGGGACCATGATCGGAGATATGTATCAGGGACGCGAGCGCGGTCAGGCCATGGGGTACAACGCGTCCGTTCTTGCCATGGGAACGGCGGGCTTTCCTGCTTTGGGTGGAGTTTTGGCTTTGCTCGGCTGGAATTATCCATTTCTGCTTCCTTTGTTGGCTATTCCCCTAGGTGTCGCTATTATTTTTAATATGGATGCTCCTGAACCGAAAAGTACAGGCAGCCTCAAGGATTATATGGCTGACGCACTGCGTCAGATGAAGACGCGGCAGGTCCTCTCGCTGTTTGCGACAACCTTGTTGACGTTCATCATTCTTTACGGCCCTATTGTGACATACCTTCCCTTGTTGCTGGATACTCGGTACGGGGCTTCTCCCGCCTCCATCGGTATGATCTTTTTGGTTGCTTCCGGCTTTAGTGGCATAGCTTCCTTTCAGCTTGGAAAGCTTGCGGAACGTTTTGGACAACGCGCTCTTTTGGCTGCCGCTTCTGTCTTTTACGGTCTGTCCATGGTGCTTATGCCTCATGCGCCCGGTATGTGGCATGTCATTGTGCCTGTGATTTTTTTTGGTTTGGCGCAAGGGCTGAACATTCCGACCATCATGACAATGTTGACTTCCATCGCTCCCATGGAACAGCGGGGTGCGTTCATGGCGGCCAATGGATTACTTTTGCGGCTGGCACAAACTATCGCTCCGATTTTCATGGGTATGATCTATGCCTTGTTCGGTATGGATGCTGTTTTTTACGGAGGAGTGGTGTGCGCATTTGCTATTCTGCTGCTGGCTTTGTTGGGTGTGAAAAATATTAAGGCATAA
- the proB gene encoding glutamate 5-kinase yields MTKNDVNRHSLLGKARRVVVKVGSAVVTTGHGLNPDAIERLARQLSELSDSGMDVVLVTSGAVAAGRQRIADNACKHGKDYKDMATRQAASAIGQGRLMHDYDEAFAAHGKVTAQMLLTRSGLKFRRRFLNARNTMERLLEWGVIPIVNENDTVSIRELEFGDNDTLGAMCLGLVGADLFINLTSADGVFDKNPENNPDAQSMPTIENICALDLESMCDGKTLVGTGGMYSKLRAARRAAQLGVPTFIVSGKGEFDIVAALESENKGTLVLPREHVVSSKKFWLAYHDDPAGSILVDRGAANALLTKGKSLLPIGISAVDGCFERGALVFIKTLEGEELGVGQSNFSADELIRIKGKHTDELASILGPLAFDEAVHRDNMLLDAAI; encoded by the coding sequence ATGACGAAGAATGATGTAAACAGACATTCCCTGCTTGGCAAAGCCCGGCGTGTGGTGGTCAAGGTCGGTTCTGCCGTGGTCACGACAGGACACGGCTTGAATCCTGATGCTATTGAACGACTTGCAAGGCAGCTTTCCGAATTGAGCGACAGCGGTATGGACGTGGTGCTTGTCACGTCCGGCGCAGTCGCAGCCGGTCGACAGCGTATCGCGGATAATGCTTGCAAACATGGCAAGGATTATAAGGATATGGCAACGCGTCAGGCCGCTTCGGCCATTGGTCAAGGGCGACTGATGCACGACTATGACGAAGCCTTTGCCGCTCATGGAAAAGTTACAGCGCAGATGCTGCTGACACGAAGTGGTCTCAAATTTCGTCGTCGGTTTCTCAATGCACGGAACACCATGGAGCGATTGCTTGAGTGGGGCGTGATTCCCATCGTTAATGAAAATGACACTGTGTCCATCCGTGAGTTGGAGTTTGGAGATAATGATACCCTGGGCGCTATGTGTCTGGGATTGGTCGGTGCCGATCTGTTTATCAATTTGACATCGGCTGACGGGGTGTTTGACAAAAACCCCGAAAATAATCCGGACGCACAGTCCATGCCGACCATCGAAAATATTTGTGCTCTTGATTTGGAATCCATGTGTGACGGCAAGACTTTGGTTGGAACCGGTGGCATGTACTCCAAGCTCCGTGCCGCACGCCGTGCCGCCCAATTGGGTGTGCCTACCTTCATTGTCTCTGGCAAAGGCGAGTTTGATATTGTGGCAGCTCTTGAAAGCGAGAACAAGGGAACGCTTGTTCTACCTCGTGAACATGTTGTTTCCAGCAAGAAATTTTGGCTCGCCTATCATGATGATCCGGCTGGTTCCATACTGGTTGATAGAGGTGCTGCCAACGCGCTTTTGACCAAGGGGAAATCCCTGCTGCCCATCGGCATAAGTGCGGTGGACGGGTGTTTTGAACGTGGAGCATTGGTCTTCATCAAGACGCTTGAAGGCGAGGAACTTGGCGTAGGACAGTCCAATTTCTCGGCTGACGAACTCATTCGCATCAAGGGAAAACATACGGACGAACTCGCCTCCATCCTCGGTCCTCTTGCCTTTGACGAGGCAGTCCATCGGGACAACATGTTGCTCGACGCAGCTATTTAG